A genomic region of Arachis hypogaea cultivar Tifrunner chromosome 5, arahy.Tifrunner.gnm2.J5K5, whole genome shotgun sequence contains the following coding sequences:
- the LOC112803421 gene encoding uncharacterized protein — translation MTETKLDVYICEKVLVNQGLMIFRKLHVVLLFKDLVLIGLMTMATGLAFCGNDETDDSVTRKYFLELLNFLAQHNEEIGRAFKNARGNLKLIAPSIQKDIVRAVARETTKVIVDDLGDELFAVLVDEARDVSIKEQMSVCLRRDMLCDSQMTKTIEALKSEKISSGHDLNQEIALQRTGDTRWDSHYGTILRLISLVPSVVNVLEYVEEDGNNSGQRVEAYDLLNVIQSFEFIFNLHWMKNILRVTNELSQALQRNDQDIVNAMALVKVSKQRLQNIRDDGWSLLLDKVSLFCDKHNITVSIMNDIFVSQGRSRRKAQKISNLHHFQVEIFYQVVDRQFQELNNRFTEVNIELLLCIACLNPRHSFFTFNKEKLIQLAQFYPLEFSSTQLLALDSQLKNFILNIRSDDQFSDLNEIGALTFSEVG, via the exons ATGACAGAGACAAAGTTAGATGTGTATATTTGCGAAAAGGTCCTTGTCAACCAAGGACTCATGATTTTTCGTAAACTGCATGTGGTTCTTCTTTTCAAAGATTTAGTTCTAATTGGTTTGATGACTATGGCAACTG GATTGGCCTTTTGTGGTAATGATGAGACAGATGATTCTGTTACccgaaaatattttttagaacTTCTAAACTTTCTTGCGCAACATAATGAAGAGATTGGTCGTGCTTTCAAAAATGCTCGTGGAAATCTTAAACTAATAGCACCCTCAATCCAAAAAGACATTGTAAGAGCTGTTGCAAGGGAAACGACAaaagttattgttgatgatcttgGGGATGAATTATTTGCTGTTTTGGTTGATGAAGCCCGCGACGTTTCTATTAAAGAGCAAATGTCAGTTTGCTTAAG AAGAGATATGCTTTGTGATAGTCAGATGACTAAGACAATTGAAGCattaaaaagtgaaaaaatttcTAGTGGGCATGATTTGAATCAAGAAATAGCTTTACAAAGAACTGGAGACACTAGATGGGATTCACACTATGGAACTATACTTAGATTAATTTCTTTAGTTCCTTCCGTGGTTAATGTTCTTGAATATGTTGAGGAAGATGGAAATAATTCAGGACAAAGAGTTGAAGCATATGATTTATTGAATGTCATTCAATCTTTTGAATTCATTTTCAACTTGCACTGGATGAAAAATATCTTGAGAGTTACTAATGAGTTATCTCAAGCATTACAAAGGAACGATCAGGACATTGTAAATGCTATGGCATTAGTCAAAGTTTCTAAGCAACGGTTGCAAAATATAAGAGATGATGGTTGGTCTCTTTTACTTGACAAAGTCTCACTGTTTTGTGACAAACATAATATTACTGTTTCAATCATGAATGATATATTTGTGTCGCAAGGAAGATCAAGACGCAAAGctcaaaagatatcaaatttgCATCATTTTCAAGTTGAGATATTCTATCAAGTAGTTGATAGACAATTTCAAGAACTCAATAATCGTTTTACAGAGGTGAATATTGAATTGCTTCTTTGCATAGCTTGTTTGAATCCAAGACACtcattttttacatttaataagGAGAAGTTGATCCAATTAGCTCAATTCTATCCATTAGAATTTTCTTCCACTCAACTTTTGGCACTTGACAGTCAACTTAAGAACTTCATACTAAATATTCGTTCTGATGATCAATTCTCAGACTTAAATGAAATTGGTGCTCTTACTTTCTCAGAAGTTGGTTGA